Proteins encoded together in one Camelina sativa cultivar DH55 chromosome 9, Cs, whole genome shotgun sequence window:
- the LOC104713673 gene encoding uncharacterized protein LOC104713673, with translation MSLAHEYPCRREALMFYIVTMRTDKTMKTFKDAVIGCFKKSFPTLFLSTISKLRVVEFLLLLAGCKRLKMLLGLLKKLGKPYPVNTMVMLLAASIKMIIAIIHKLLTQQVSMVFTLQNLKMLNQHTISMEAP, from the exons ATGTCTCTAGCTCATGAATATCCGTGCAGGCGGGAAGCGTTGATGTTCTACATTGTTACTATGCGCACGGACAAGACAATGAAAACTTTCAAAGACGCAGTTATTGGTTGCTTCAAGA AGAGCTTTCCCACATTGTTTTTGTCCACTATCTCGAAGTTAAG GGTAGTAGagtttctacttcttttagccGGATGCAAAAGACTGAAGATGCTACTCGGTCTCCTCAAGAAACTGGGGAAGCCTTATCCAGTGAACACGATGGTTATGCTTCTTGCAGCTTCAATCAAAATGATCATAGCAATCATTCACAAACTACTGACTCAGCAAGTGTCAATGGTTTTCACACTCCAGAACTTGAAGATGCTGAATCAG CATACAATCAGCATGGAAGCTCCATAG
- the LOC104715902 gene encoding ubiquitin carboxyl-terminal hydrolase 4-like, with amino-acid sequence METKPCTGILTNETRCLRCETVTARDETFLDLSLDIEQNSSITSCLKNFSSTETLHAEDKFFCDQCCSLQEAQKRMKIKKPPHILVIHLKRFKYIEQLGRYKKLSYRVVFPLELKLSNTVEEYVDIEYSLFAVVVHVGSGPNHGHYVSLVKSHNHWLFFDDETVEMIEESAVQTFFGSSQEYSSNTDHGYILLYESLGTRT; translated from the exons ATGGAAACCAAGCCATGTACA GGTATACTTACCAACGAGACAAGGTGTCTGCGGTGTGAGACAGTAACAGCAAGAGATGAAACTTTCCTAGACTTGAGCCTTGATATTGAACAGAACAGTTCGATAACTAGCTGTTTGAAAAACTTCAGCTCCACAGAGACTCTACACGCTGAAGACAAATTTTTCTGTGACCAATGCTGCAG TTTACAAGAAGCGCagaagaggatgaagatcaAGAAACCGCCACACATCTTAGTTATACATCTGAAACGGTTTAAATACATTGAACAGTTGGGCCGCTACAAGAAGCTATCTTACAGAGTTGTCTTCCCGCTGGAACTGAAACTCAGCAACACAGTGGAAGAATATGTGGACATCGAGTACTCCCTCTTTGCAGTTGTGGTTCATGTCGGAAGTGGACCAAACCATGGTCACTATGTTAGCCTCGTGAAATCTCATAACCATTGGCTCTTCTTTGATGATGAAACTGTTGAAATGATTGAAGAATCTGCTGTTCAGACATTCTTTGGCTCATCACAAGAGTACTCGAGCAACACTGATCATGGCTACATCTTGTTATACGAGAGCCTCGGAACAAGAACCTAA